A section of the Amycolatopsis sp. AA4 genome encodes:
- the ligD gene encoding non-homologous end-joining DNA ligase — translation MTGPGWREPTLATLTDRRFSSEEWIYERKLDGVRAICVRDGGTPTLYSRNRKTMDNAYPEIVEALAAQGGPRFVADGEIVAFDGDQTSFAALQPRIHLTDPERARATGVRVYYYLFDLLYYDDQDTTSLPLRERKSILRDAFTFKDPLRLSSHRNTDGEKYFEEACRRGWEGVIAKRADAPYHHGRSPDWLKFKCQQGQELVIGGFTAPQGSRVGFGALLLGYHEKGRLRYAGKVGTGFDHQLLTSLHAELTRRETDSSPFADPVRERGARWVRPELVAQIGFSEWTRDGRLRHPRFTGLREDKKPSDVIRERP, via the coding sequence ATGACCGGTCCCGGCTGGCGCGAGCCGACCCTCGCCACGCTCACCGACCGCCGCTTCTCCTCCGAGGAGTGGATTTACGAGCGCAAGCTCGACGGCGTCCGCGCCATCTGCGTGCGCGACGGCGGCACCCCGACGCTGTACTCCCGCAACCGCAAGACGATGGACAACGCGTACCCGGAGATCGTGGAAGCCCTTGCCGCACAAGGCGGACCGCGGTTCGTCGCGGACGGGGAGATCGTGGCGTTCGACGGCGACCAGACCAGTTTCGCCGCGCTCCAGCCGCGGATCCACCTGACCGATCCGGAGCGCGCCCGCGCGACCGGCGTGCGCGTGTACTACTACCTCTTCGACCTGTTGTACTACGACGACCAGGACACCACGTCGCTCCCGCTGCGCGAGCGCAAGTCGATCCTGCGCGACGCCTTCACCTTCAAAGACCCGCTTCGGTTGTCCTCGCACCGCAATACCGACGGCGAGAAGTACTTCGAGGAGGCGTGCCGCCGCGGCTGGGAGGGCGTGATCGCGAAACGCGCCGACGCGCCGTACCACCACGGCAGGTCGCCGGACTGGCTGAAGTTCAAATGCCAGCAGGGCCAGGAGCTGGTGATCGGCGGGTTCACCGCGCCGCAGGGGAGCCGCGTCGGGTTCGGCGCGCTGCTGCTGGGCTACCACGAGAAAGGGCGGCTGCGGTACGCGGGCAAGGTCGGCACCGGTTTCGACCACCAGCTGCTGACCTCGCTGCACGCCGAGCTGACTCGCCGCGAAACCGACAGTTCGCCGTTCGCCGATCCGGTGCGCGAACGTGGCGCGCGCTGGGTGCGGCCGGAGCTGGTCGCCCAGATCGGCTTTTCCGAGTGGACCCGCGACGGCCGGTTGCGCCACCCGAGGTTCACCGGCCTGCGCGAGGACAAGAAGCCGTCCGACGTGATCCGGGAGCGCCCGTGA
- a CDS encoding DNA polymerase ligase N-terminal domain-containing protein, whose protein sequence is MSSKDRLAAYRAKRDPRRTPEPSGGRRNAEPVFVVQRHDASSLHFDFRLEIGGVLVSWSVPKGPSLNPSDRRLAIRTEDHPLDYARFEGVIPAEEYGGGTVIVWDTGRFEVLTDSAEQALEDGHLKVRLHGEKLRGAFSLIRRDSSGQEQWLLIKKDDDGADRRRKPAKTQLEPVLSGRTNRDLE, encoded by the coding sequence ATGTCCTCGAAGGACCGGCTGGCCGCGTACCGCGCCAAACGAGACCCGCGGCGGACCCCGGAGCCGAGCGGGGGCCGCCGGAACGCCGAACCGGTGTTCGTCGTCCAGCGGCACGACGCGAGCAGCCTGCACTTCGACTTCCGGCTGGAGATCGGCGGCGTTCTCGTCTCGTGGTCGGTGCCGAAGGGCCCGTCGCTGAATCCTTCGGACCGGCGTCTCGCCATCCGCACCGAGGACCATCCGCTCGACTACGCCCGGTTCGAAGGCGTCATCCCCGCTGAGGAGTACGGCGGCGGCACCGTGATCGTGTGGGACACCGGGAGGTTCGAGGTGCTCACCGACTCCGCCGAACAAGCCCTCGAAGACGGCCACCTCAAGGTCCGTCTGCACGGCGAAAAGCTGCGCGGCGCCTTCTCCCTGATCCGCCGCGACTCGTCCGGCCAGGAGCAGTGGCTGCTGATCAAAAAGGACGACGACGGGGCCGACCGCCGGCGCAAACCCGCGAAAACGCAGCTCGAACCCGTGCTCAGCGGCCGCACCAACCGGGATCTCGAATGA
- a CDS encoding bifunctional DNA primase/polymerase, which yields MTAVARGSRSRCLAGDHGAALGSLRAAAEHYAALGWPILPGPVCDGLTTWHPVTFERLGGREPTVPRSEATVDRCVVAEWWSIHRQAILAPVGEHFSVLRAPTYLGWQTLAAFDGGRPLGPMALSPHGAFFFVEPGTFGDCALGSGVEVVAPGDLVVLPPSRVVAGVVWWRISPLEREMLGDGAAILEKLAELSGGSA from the coding sequence ATGACCGCTGTTGCGCGCGGAAGCCGTTCCCGCTGTCTGGCCGGGGACCACGGGGCCGCCCTGGGTTCGCTGCGCGCCGCGGCCGAGCATTACGCCGCCCTGGGCTGGCCGATCCTGCCAGGCCCGGTGTGCGACGGCCTGACGACGTGGCATCCGGTCACCTTCGAACGACTCGGCGGCCGGGAGCCGACGGTGCCCCGGTCCGAGGCCACTGTCGACCGTTGCGTGGTCGCGGAATGGTGGTCTATTCACCGGCAAGCGATTCTCGCGCCGGTGGGAGAGCATTTTTCCGTCCTGCGCGCGCCGACCTATCTAGGCTGGCAAACCCTCGCCGCATTCGACGGCGGGCGGCCGCTCGGGCCGATGGCGTTGTCTCCGCACGGAGCGTTTTTCTTCGTCGAGCCCGGCACTTTCGGGGATTGCGCGCTGGGGTCCGGTGTGGAGGTCGTTGCGCCGGGAGACCTCGTGGTGCTTCCGCCGAGCAGGGTCGTCGCGGGCGTGGTGTGGTGGCGCATTTCCCCGCTGGAGCGGGAGATGCTGGGCGACGGGGCCGCGATTCTGGAGAAGCTCGCGGAACTTTCCGGCGGTTCCGCGTAG
- a CDS encoding GGDEF domain-containing protein: protein MTGESGGRITRRGFRSLPRPALCLVLAVDAVAVAIGVFSAVSVSVTRTEWLWFALLTAAAVGHLEAVRTIERRREQASKKAPYTNLKSLWVFAALLVLPLPLVIALTAVSYAYCWYRVYGPTILYRKIYSAATFVLASAVASTILDSISPSGPRLPHDGWSLLLVAAAAAAWWLVNYALVVVAIGWSTHEKLPLRQALGHPGDQLVVASALGLGATMAVLLVHEPWALPAPMIAVLCVHRDLLLPQYLRASRTDQKTGLATPVYWADVVTAALERARLSQTGLGVLFLDLDKFKAINDTYGHPAGDQAIRAVADRVRSEVRAEDLVARYGGDELAILLPGLRSGELLAVAERIRSRLAHTPIVLTATTDGEPRTLPGVSTSMGVASYPENGVSAEQLLRAADGALLRAKQNGRNQIRVAGVGSDAVLARANPRQHRPSG, encoded by the coding sequence GTGACTGGTGAGAGTGGCGGACGCATAACGAGGCGGGGATTCCGGTCCCTGCCGCGCCCCGCGCTGTGCCTGGTGCTCGCGGTCGACGCCGTCGCGGTCGCGATCGGGGTGTTCTCGGCGGTCTCCGTCTCGGTCACCCGGACGGAGTGGCTGTGGTTCGCGCTCCTCACCGCGGCCGCCGTGGGACATCTCGAGGCGGTCCGCACGATCGAGCGCAGGCGTGAGCAGGCGTCGAAGAAAGCGCCGTACACGAATCTCAAGAGCCTGTGGGTGTTCGCCGCGCTGCTGGTGCTGCCGCTGCCGCTCGTCATCGCGTTGACCGCGGTGTCCTACGCATATTGCTGGTATCGGGTTTACGGGCCGACGATTCTGTATCGAAAGATCTATTCCGCCGCCACCTTCGTACTCGCGTCGGCCGTCGCCTCGACGATCCTGGACTCCATTTCGCCGAGCGGCCCCCGGTTGCCGCACGACGGGTGGTCGCTGCTGCTCGTAGCAGCCGCTGCCGCCGCGTGGTGGCTGGTCAACTACGCACTGGTCGTCGTCGCGATCGGGTGGTCCACGCACGAAAAACTGCCGCTCCGGCAGGCCTTGGGACATCCCGGCGACCAGCTGGTCGTCGCCTCGGCGCTCGGGCTCGGCGCGACCATGGCCGTCCTGCTGGTCCACGAGCCGTGGGCGCTGCCGGCCCCGATGATCGCCGTGCTGTGCGTGCACCGCGATCTCTTGCTGCCCCAGTACCTGCGGGCGTCCCGGACGGATCAGAAGACGGGCTTGGCGACGCCGGTGTACTGGGCGGACGTGGTCACCGCCGCCCTCGAACGGGCGAGGCTCAGCCAGACCGGTCTCGGCGTGCTGTTCCTGGACCTCGACAAGTTCAAAGCCATCAACGACACCTACGGGCACCCGGCCGGCGACCAGGCCATCCGCGCCGTCGCCGACCGAGTGCGGTCCGAGGTCCGGGCCGAGGATCTCGTGGCCCGGTACGGCGGGGACGAGCTGGCGATTCTCCTGCCCGGCCTCAGGTCCGGCGAGTTGCTGGCCGTCGCTGAGCGGATTCGTTCCCGGCTGGCGCATACCCCGATCGTGCTCACCGCTACTACGGACGGGGAGCCTCGGACGCTGCCCGGAGTGAGCACTTCGATGGGGGTGGCGTCCTACCCCGAGAACGGGGTCTCGGCCGAACAGTTGCTTCGGGCCGCGGACGGCGCGTTGTTGCGGGCCAAGCAGAACGGCCGCAATCAGATCAGGGTGGCCGGAGTCGGGAGTGACGCGGTGCTGGCGCGGGCGAATCCGCGCCAGCACCGGCCGTCCGGATGA
- a CDS encoding MFS transporter, giving the protein MATYRQVFGRPEFRALFASMVVSVAGDQFARVALSLLVFDRTRSAGWTAGVYALTYVPSIFAGPLLSGLADRWPRRRVMVAADLVRAGLVTVMAIPALPLPAVAALLVVVQAAGAPGNAARAATAAAVLPGEEFVLGKGVLDMVVQLAQVVGFATGGTLVAFLGPGQALVADGVTFVVSAAVVRFGIRARPAPGVTAGDGTRLGRWWADLRAGTVLVARTPRLRSLVGLACVAGFYVTVEGLAAPYAESIGGSAQAVGVLLAASPAGTVLGMLIVSRLPSPVRMRLLGPLAVAASVPLVVCALHPGLAVTAVLWGLSGMASAYHLPASAAFTLAVPDHRRAQAYGLAATALTTSQGAGIALAGLAATAAAPSTVLAVSGGLGVLTALAAGAAWNRARRAAGPA; this is encoded by the coding sequence GTGGCGACGTATCGGCAGGTGTTCGGCAGACCGGAGTTCCGCGCGCTGTTCGCGAGCATGGTGGTTTCGGTCGCGGGCGACCAGTTCGCGCGGGTGGCGTTGTCGTTGCTGGTCTTCGACCGGACGCGTTCGGCGGGCTGGACCGCCGGGGTCTATGCCTTGACCTACGTGCCGTCGATTTTCGCCGGTCCGCTGTTGTCGGGCCTGGCGGACCGGTGGCCGCGGCGGCGGGTCATGGTGGCGGCGGACCTGGTGCGCGCCGGGCTGGTGACGGTAATGGCGATTCCCGCGCTGCCGCTGCCTGCGGTCGCCGCGCTGCTGGTGGTGGTCCAGGCGGCCGGCGCGCCGGGCAACGCGGCTCGTGCGGCGACGGCCGCGGCGGTGCTGCCCGGCGAGGAGTTCGTGCTGGGCAAGGGCGTGCTGGACATGGTGGTCCAGCTGGCGCAGGTGGTGGGGTTCGCGACCGGCGGGACGCTGGTCGCGTTCCTCGGGCCGGGTCAGGCGCTCGTCGCGGACGGCGTGACGTTCGTGGTCTCGGCGGCGGTGGTGCGGTTCGGGATCCGGGCTCGGCCAGCACCCGGAGTAACCGCGGGGGACGGGACCCGGCTGGGGCGCTGGTGGGCTGATCTGCGGGCCGGGACGGTGCTGGTCGCGCGGACGCCGCGGTTGCGTTCGCTGGTGGGATTGGCTTGTGTGGCCGGTTTTTACGTCACGGTCGAGGGGCTGGCGGCGCCGTATGCGGAGTCGATCGGCGGGTCCGCTCAGGCGGTGGGGGTGCTGCTCGCGGCGAGTCCGGCCGGGACGGTGCTCGGGATGCTGATCGTGTCGCGACTGCCGTCGCCGGTGCGGATGCGGTTGCTGGGGCCGCTCGCGGTGGCTGCCAGCGTGCCGCTCGTGGTGTGCGCGCTTCACCCGGGCCTGGCCGTGACAGCGGTCCTGTGGGGACTGTCGGGAATGGCGAGCGCCTACCATCTGCCCGCGTCGGCGGCGTTCACGCTGGCGGTTCCCGATCACCGGCGGGCCCAGGCCTACGGGCTGGCCGCGACCGCGTTGACGACCAGCCAAGGAGCCGGGATCGCCCTCGCCGGACTGGCGGCGACCGCGGCGGCTCCGAGCACGGTCCTAGCCGTCTCCGGGGGACTCGGCGTGCTGACGGCGCTCGCGGCGGGCGCGGCTTGGAACCGCGCCCGCCGCGCCGCCGGACCGGCGTAG
- a CDS encoding DUF6010 family protein, which yields MIVSAILIGIVYCLLNSFLAEPHRRKFNAIMVAGAGAAYLSSGAFGPLELVFTAAVTYCAYRGLKSWAFIGIAWLLHTTLDVLHHLKGAPILPFAHTSSLGCAICDPVIAIWCFSGGMSVKELRARFLSARSGKDATAADVTPGEEHRSIGGNTQTSLPQ from the coding sequence ATCATCGTTTCCGCCATTCTCATCGGCATTGTCTACTGCCTGCTCAACTCCTTCCTCGCCGAGCCGCATCGTCGTAAGTTCAACGCGATCATGGTCGCCGGCGCCGGAGCGGCTTACTTGAGCAGCGGCGCATTCGGCCCCCTCGAACTGGTCTTCACCGCCGCGGTGACCTACTGCGCTTACCGCGGCCTGAAATCCTGGGCGTTCATCGGGATCGCCTGGCTCCTGCACACGACCTTGGACGTGCTGCATCACCTGAAAGGCGCGCCGATCCTCCCGTTCGCGCACACCTCGTCGCTCGGCTGCGCGATCTGCGACCCGGTGATCGCCATCTGGTGCTTCAGCGGCGGAATGTCAGTGAAGGAGCTTCGCGCGCGATTTCTCTCCGCACGTTCCGGAAAGGACGCCACGGCAGCGGATGTCACTCCGGGCGAGGAACACCGTAGTATTGGTGGTAATACTCAGACCAGCCTTCCACAGTGA
- a CDS encoding LysE family translocator, whose amino-acid sequence MRGVLTVPYAVGILAALTVVPGPDMAVATKRAIAACWQDGLKTVGGVTAGLLGWGLLTVVGLAALLAASATAYTIVKLSGAAFLLVLGIQALLHSRKHAAQSGLTTSSAGGNPWRTGLISNLFNPKIAVFYPGPLPTLVPSGLVPQAGMAVLVLIHTALTLVWLASYVLLLAKARAFFEKPAVRRAMHRITGVVLIGFGSKVASSQP is encoded by the coding sequence ATGCGAGGAGTTCTTACAGTTCCTTACGCGGTGGGAATTCTCGCGGCACTGACGGTGGTACCCGGCCCCGACATGGCGGTAGCGACGAAGCGGGCCATCGCCGCCTGCTGGCAGGACGGCCTCAAGACAGTCGGCGGCGTCACTGCGGGACTGCTGGGGTGGGGCCTGCTCACCGTGGTCGGCCTGGCCGCCCTGCTGGCCGCGTCCGCCACGGCCTACACCATCGTCAAGCTCTCCGGAGCGGCCTTTCTGCTCGTGCTCGGCATTCAAGCACTCCTCCACAGCCGAAAGCACGCGGCACAGTCCGGCCTGACGACATCCTCCGCAGGCGGAAACCCTTGGCGGACCGGCCTGATCAGCAACCTCTTCAACCCGAAGATCGCCGTGTTCTACCCCGGCCCGCTCCCGACGCTCGTCCCTTCCGGGCTCGTCCCGCAAGCCGGCATGGCAGTGCTGGTCCTCATCCACACCGCCCTCACCCTGGTCTGGCTCGCCAGCTATGTGCTGCTGCTGGCCAAAGCCCGCGCGTTCTTCGAAAAGCCCGCCGTACGGCGGGCCATGCACCGCATCACGGGTGTCGTCCTCATCGGCTTCGGCAGCAAGGTCGCCTCCAGCCAGCCATGA
- a CDS encoding alpha/beta fold hydrolase, with amino-acid sequence MFVNRGGPGGAAGTWALRVAGTMPDLLQNYQIVGLDPRGTGASSPIECQPASQDNLDTYRNSSHIGTNVDYGCIGKYTHAAFLGTENVARDFDLVRSLLGASVLDYYGVSYGTKLGRVYQSLFPSRSGRFVLDSNMLAPGVPQPATSQEAAFKRRGTQLTEWLARQNKTYQLGATAAKVTAAYEGVLKAADLGQLPGITRGDFESVWQSSAYSDSAFASFARSLTLARRYLANDPAITFAQVHDQLFSDETQSGYWNSTEFNTAASVLTTISDAVSLPVGKDWKIPAGVLAALKTTMNSADPGTSPDQLLAALMKPDTLAAIAKIAVTVFEVLSSIVRYGLPKSIADPSPFGDGELRFVPKETKSSGGNAAPFALMLQNEFDPATPWENAVALLGYFPNSKLVAVRGAGSHGVMPTLDSALSPSPGCAGVVLSRYLQRGERPAANQVCTAPPMPGDKASTVPADKSVAPGTLIDPWRAAVPS; translated from the coding sequence ATGTTCGTGAACCGCGGCGGTCCCGGCGGGGCCGCGGGCACGTGGGCGTTGCGGGTCGCCGGGACGATGCCGGATCTGCTTCAGAACTACCAGATCGTCGGCCTCGACCCCCGGGGCACAGGCGCCTCCAGCCCGATCGAGTGCCAACCCGCGTCCCAGGACAACCTCGACACCTATCGAAATAGTTCTCACATCGGCACAAATGTCGACTACGGGTGCATCGGAAAATACACTCACGCGGCATTCCTGGGCACAGAGAACGTGGCACGGGACTTCGACCTGGTGCGCAGCCTGCTCGGCGCGTCGGTGCTGGACTATTACGGCGTTTCGTACGGAACCAAGCTGGGACGGGTTTACCAGTCGCTGTTCCCTTCCCGATCAGGCAGGTTCGTACTGGACAGCAACATGCTGGCCCCCGGAGTGCCCCAGCCGGCAACGAGCCAGGAAGCTGCGTTCAAACGCCGTGGGACGCAGCTGACCGAATGGCTGGCGCGACAGAACAAAACGTATCAACTGGGTGCCACGGCGGCGAAGGTGACCGCCGCGTACGAGGGTGTCCTGAAGGCCGCGGACCTCGGACAGTTGCCTGGCATCACCCGCGGGGACTTCGAGAGCGTCTGGCAGTCCTCCGCGTACTCGGACTCAGCGTTCGCGAGCTTCGCCCGATCCTTGACCTTGGCCAGGCGCTACTTGGCGAACGACCCCGCGATCACCTTCGCTCAGGTCCACGACCAGCTGTTCTCCGACGAGACGCAATCGGGGTACTGGAACTCGACTGAGTTCAACACCGCGGCCAGCGTGCTGACGACGATTTCCGACGCGGTGAGCCTTCCCGTGGGGAAGGACTGGAAGATCCCCGCCGGCGTTCTGGCCGCCCTCAAAACGACAATGAATTCCGCGGACCCGGGAACATCCCCTGATCAGCTGCTGGCTGCCCTGATGAAGCCCGACACGCTGGCCGCGATAGCGAAGATCGCGGTCACGGTATTCGAGGTCCTGTCCTCAATCGTGAGATACGGTCTTCCGAAATCGATCGCCGATCCGAGCCCGTTCGGCGACGGAGAGCTGCGTTTCGTCCCCAAGGAGACGAAATCCTCCGGAGGCAACGCCGCGCCGTTCGCCCTGATGTTGCAAAACGAGTTCGACCCGGCGACCCCTTGGGAGAACGCGGTGGCGCTCCTGGGCTACTTCCCGAATTCGAAGCTGGTCGCGGTGCGGGGCGCGGGTTCGCACGGGGTGATGCCCACGCTCGACAGCGCGCTGTCGCCGTCCCCCGGTTGCGCCGGGGTCGTGCTGTCCCGGTACCTCCAGCGCGGCGAGCGACCGGCGGCTAATCAGGTGTGCACTGCGCCGCCGATGCCGGGCGACAAGGCCAGCACTGTCCCGGCGGACAAGAGCGTCGCACCTGGAACTCTGATCGACCCGTGGCGTGCCGCTGTCCCCAGCTGA